The window TTTGTTTTTCAGGAGCTTGAAGGCCGCCCAGGGGGAAACCATGAAGGCCACCACCAGGGAGATGAGCATGGCCGCCGAGGCGCCCACGGGGATGGGGCGCATGTAGGGCCCCATCATCCCCCTCACGAAGGCCATGGGGAGGATGGCGGCGATGACGGTGAAGGTGGCCAGGATCGTGGGGTTGCCCACTTCGTCCACGGCTTCGATCGCCTTGCGCGTGAGGCTTCGTCCGTCCTTCATGGCGAAGTGGCGGTAGATGTTCTCCACCACGACGATGGCGTCGTCCACCAGGATGCCGATGGAAAAGATGAGGGCGAACAGGGTCACCCGGTTGAGCGTGTACCCGCCCAGGTAGTAGATCAGGAGGGTGAAGGCCAGGGTGACGGGCACCGCGATGCCGACGACGAGCGATTCCCGGAAGCCCAGCATGAAGGCGATGAGCAAGACGACGGAGACGGTGGCCAGGAGCAGGTGCTTGATGAGTTCGTCGGACTTCTCCCCCGCGCTCTCCCCGTAGTCCCGGGTGACGGTGACCGAAACGTCCCTCGGGATCAGCCGGCCTTGAAGGGACTCCACTTTCTGGAGCAGCACCTCGTTGAGCGCCGTGGCGTTCACTCCGGGTCTCTTGGCCACGGTCACCGTGACGGCGGGGTACTGGCCCCGCGCCTCGGGCGGGATCCCCCGGGCGGAGGCGCCCGGACCCACGCCAAAGAGGACGTACTGGCCCGGGAGCGGGGGCCCGTCCTCGAGGACGGCCACGTCCCCCAGGTAGACCGGGCGGCCCTGATGGAAGCCTACCAGGACGGCGGCGGCGTCCCGGGCGTCCCGGATCCAGGAGCCCACCTCCAGCCGGACCTCCCGGTTGTCCTTGACGAGGGAGCCCGCGGGCAGGCGCGAGTTGAAGGCCTGGAGGCTCTGGGCGATGGTCAGGGGGTTCACGCCGTGGGCCGCCATCCGCACGGGGTCGAGGACGACGCGAAGCTCCCGCTTCTGGGCGCCGAGGATTTCCACCGCGGCCACGTCGGGAACGGCGCGAAGCTCGATTTCCAGCTCCTGGGCGATGCGGGTGAGGGAGTAGGCGTCGAACCCCTTTCCCCAGAGGGTGAGCCCGAGAACCGGAACGTCGTCGATGGACTTGAGCTTGATGAGGGGGAACAGGGCCCCGGGAGGCATCTGGTTCAGGTTTCCGGCGACCTTGTCGTAGATCCGAAGGAGCGCCGTTTCCTCCGAGGTGTTCACCTTGAAGCGGACGATGATCAGGCCCATGTTCGCGCTGGAGGTGGAGTACACGTACTCCACGTTCGGAATCTCCCAAAGGAGCTTCTCCAAGGGCGTGACGACGCGCTGTTCCACCTCTTCGGGGGAGGCTCCCGGCAAGGGGACGAAGAGGTCCACCATGGGGACCTTGATCTGGGGCTCCTCCTCCCTCGGGGTCATGAGGACCGCGAAGGCGCCGAGAAGAAGGGACGTGACCACGAAGAGGAGGGTCAGCTTGTTCTTGAGGAAATAGTGGGCGATGGAGCCCGATGGACCCACACGGATCATGGCGCCACCTCGACGGGAGTGCCGTCTTGCAGGCCCGCGGGGACGGGAGCGATGACCCGCTCTCCGGCCGACAGTCCGCTGAGGACCTGGACGAACCCTCCCTCCCTCTGGCCGGTCTGGATCCAGCGGAGGCGCGCGAGGCCCTGTTCGACGACGAAAACGCCGTCCATCTGGCCCTGGGTCAGGAGCGCTTCCTCGGGGACGGCGAGGACCTTCTCGGCGAGGGCGTCGAACCGAACCCGGGCGAACTGCCCAGGCCGCAGGCTCGTGCCCGGCGGCACGGCCACCTTCACGGAGGAGGTCCGGCTCATGGGATCGGCGGCGGGCACGACGGAAGTGAGGGTCCCCCGGAAGGGCTGGGGGAACCCGTCCACGCGAACGTCGGCGGCCTGATCGGGAGCGAGCAGTCGGGAGCGCTCCTCGGGGACGGCCACGCCGATTTCCAGGTCCGAGGGATCTTCGAGCGTGAGGAGGGGAGCCCCGGGGTAAGCGAGGTTTCCGGAATCCAGCCACCTGCGGGTGATGATCCCGTCGGAGGGCGCCGTGATGCGCCCGTAGGAAAGGAGGGTTCCGGCCATCTTCAGGTTGGCCTCGGCCTGGGCCTTCTGGGCCTCGGCCGCGGCGGCCCCCGCCTTCACCTGTTCGAGTTGGTGTTCTGTGACGGCCTTCTCCGCCCGGAGGGAGGTGAATCGTTCGAGGTCTCGGCGGGCGTTGGCGGCAGCCACTTCGGCGGCCCGCAGGCCGGCCTGGGCCTGTTCGTAGGCGCTCTGGGCCTCCGCCGCATCCACGTCCACGAGGGGTTGACCCTTCCGGACCGACTGCCCCTCCTCCACGTGAAGGCGGAGCACCCGCCCC is drawn from Acidobacteriota bacterium and contains these coding sequences:
- a CDS encoding efflux RND transporter periplasmic adaptor subunit, translating into MIWITMAAAAGLMACGHKVERRDPGPPVTVRVSEAAPRLMPAGETYTGSVKSRRAVTISTKMMGRVLRLHVEEGQSVRKGQPLVDVDAAEAQSAYEQAQAGLRAAEVAAANARRDLERFTSLRAEKAVTEHQLEQVKAGAAAAEAQKAQAEANLKMAGTLLSYGRITAPSDGIITRRWLDSGNLAYPGAPLLTLEDPSDLEIGVAVPEERSRLLAPDQAADVRVDGFPQPFRGTLTSVVPAADPMSRTSSVKVAVPPGTSLRPGQFARVRFDALAEKVLAVPEEALLTQGQMDGVFVVEQGLARLRWIQTGQREGGFVQVLSGLSAGERVIAPVPAGLQDGTPVEVAP